A stretch of the Rhodanobacteraceae bacterium genome encodes the following:
- a CDS encoding trypsin-like peptidase domain-containing protein, with amino-acid sequence MGLPTNRLLWVLSCLILIALASTSVQAQKFYKWTDANGNVQYTQSPPPEGTESEQRVVATREISEERRKYCAAIHSLAYRLAGYNRSGMSASAASDAMRQYEKREGLNVDDIALRELVNFVFSASRRDYDTDIAGRALDACLGGSFGKLGRRSLASAPEEKAPSGGAQQGSTGQAEGRVTGTGWVTHGLIATNYHVVNGKDRIRVRFSDGHEVTAFVGESDKDNDVALLRVSGALPVGLPLAADEAGLGAEVFTLGYPHTDIMGSNAKLSTGIVSSTTGMRDDPRLYQISVPVQAGNSGGPLLNRNGEVVGLVTAKLSAAQVYRWTGDLPQNVNYAVKVSFLNRLLQRTSAASAEMPAQTDTLEHHAARIGPSVVLVIAE; translated from the coding sequence ATGGGCTTGCCGACCAATCGATTGTTGTGGGTGCTGTCGTGCCTGATTCTGATAGCGCTGGCGTCGACTTCCGTGCAGGCGCAGAAGTTCTACAAATGGACCGATGCCAACGGCAACGTTCAGTACACGCAGTCTCCGCCTCCGGAAGGTACCGAGTCGGAGCAGCGCGTGGTGGCTACGCGCGAAATCAGCGAGGAGCGCCGCAAATACTGCGCGGCCATCCATTCGCTGGCCTATCGATTGGCGGGATACAACCGTTCCGGCATGTCGGCCAGCGCTGCCAGTGATGCGATGCGTCAGTACGAGAAGCGGGAGGGCCTGAATGTGGACGATATCGCCCTGCGCGAACTGGTGAACTTCGTCTTTTCCGCCTCACGTCGTGACTACGATACCGACATTGCCGGAAGAGCATTGGACGCCTGTCTGGGCGGCAGTTTCGGCAAGCTCGGACGCAGGTCGCTGGCCTCGGCTCCGGAAGAGAAGGCGCCCTCAGGCGGCGCACAGCAGGGCAGTACCGGACAAGCCGAAGGGCGAGTCACCGGCACGGGGTGGGTAACCCATGGATTGATTGCCACCAACTACCATGTCGTCAATGGCAAGGATCGCATTCGTGTACGGTTCTCGGACGGCCACGAAGTGACCGCTTTCGTGGGTGAGTCCGACAAGGACAACGATGTGGCCCTGTTGCGGGTGTCCGGCGCTCTGCCTGTTGGTCTGCCCCTGGCAGCCGACGAGGCCGGGCTGGGTGCAGAAGTGTTTACGCTCGGCTATCCGCACACAGATATCATGGGCAGCAACGCCAAGCTCTCCACGGGCATCGTCAGTTCCACCACTGGCATGCGCGATGATCCACGGCTGTATCAGATCTCGGTACCAGTGCAAGCGGGCAACAGCGGCGGGCCCTTGCTCAATCGCAACGGCGAGGTTGTCGGCCTGGTCACGGCCAAGCTATCGGCAGCTCAGGTTTACCGCTGGACCGGTGACCTGCCGCAGAACGTGAACTACGCGGTCAAGGTGTCGTTCCTGAACCGGTTGCTGCAGCGTACATCGGCTGCTTCGGCGGAGATGCCGGCCCAGACCGATACGCTCGAGCATCATGCGGCGCGGATCGGGCCATCGGTGGTGCTGGTGATTGCAGAGTGA